The Manihot esculenta cultivar AM560-2 chromosome 11, M.esculenta_v8, whole genome shotgun sequence genome includes a region encoding these proteins:
- the LOC110617383 gene encoding uncharacterized protein LOC110617383, which yields MANATNPTAANVTLNPELELALTLSNSDNPGIKLVSNPLTGPNYLSWTRSMIIALRAKDKLGFVTGKISKPNSDAPEYKKWITVDSMIISWILNSISRDLSDGFLYAPSAHDLWNDIAERFGESNGPLFFQIKKELANISQGSMTLAAYYNKLKRYWDELSILCLLPPCACGVAKELTAFEERERLIQFLMGLNHQYENVSNQILLLDSLPSASKAYGMVQNVEKQKEIQVTFPESSDITTVMAA from the coding sequence ATGGCAAATGCTACAAACCCTACTGCTGCAAATGTAACGCTTAATCCAGAGCTTGAATTAGCATTAACACTGTCAAATTCAGATAATCCTGGCATAAAACTGGTTAGTAATCCTCTTACTGGTCCAAACTACTTGTCTTGGACAAGATCCATGATAATTGCCTTAAGAGCCAAAGATAAGCTTGGATTTGTTACAGGCAAGATATCTAAACCTAATTCTGACGCTCCTGAATATAAGAAATGGATAACAGTAGATTCTATGATCATTTCATGGATTTTAAACTCAATTTCTAGAGATCTATCAGATGGATTTCTGTATGCACCATCTGCTCATGATCTATGGAATGACATAGCTGAGAGATTTGGGGAAAGTAATGGTCCTTTATTTTTCCAAATCAAGAAAGAATTGGCTAATATAAGCCAAGGATCTATGACTCTTGCTGCTTattataacaaattaaaaagatatTGGGATGAATTGTCAATACTTTGTCTCTTGCCACCATGTGCTTGCGGTGTAGCTAAGGAATTAACTGCTTTTGAAGAAAGGGAGAGATTGATACAGTTTCTCATGGGCCTGAATCATCAATATGAGAATGTGTCTAATCAGATTTTGTTGCTTGATTCATTACCTTCTGCAAGTAAGGCATATGGAATGGTACAAAATGTAGAAAAACAGAAAGAAATTCAAGTAACATTTCCTGAATCTTCTGACATCACAACTGTTATGGCTGCTTAG